The Archocentrus centrarchus isolate MPI-CPG fArcCen1 chromosome 7, fArcCen1, whole genome shotgun sequence genome window below encodes:
- the ddost gene encoding dolichyl-diphosphooligosaccharide--protein glycosyltransferase 48 kDa subunit, which produces MAALTAVVQTNRSGSLSSSKKRSAMESPRRFKLLDTSVLLLLTLASMLHCAVADGKTLVLLDNLNIKDTHSIFFRSLADRGFDLTFKTADDSTLSLIKYGQFLYDHLIIFSPSVEDFGGNINVETITSFIDGGGNVLVAASSDIGDPLRELGSECGIEFDEEKTAVIDHHNYDVSDPGEHTMIVADPENLLKAPTIVGKSTKKPILFKGVGMVADPDNPLVLDILTGSSTSYSFFPDRPISQYPHAVGKNTLLIAGLQARNNARVVFSGSLDFFSDAFFNSAVQKATPGSQRHEQTGNVELAEALSRWVFKEAGVLRVGAVTHHRVGETAAPTAYTITDLVEYSIVIEMLSEGRWVPFDGDDIQLEFVRIDPFVRTYLKKNGGKYSVQFKLPDVYGVFQFKVDYNRLGYTHLYSSTQVSVRPLQHTQYERFIPSAFPYYASVFSMMGGLFLFSVVFLHMKEKEKSD; this is translated from the exons ATGGCGGCGCTGACGGCAGTCGTGCAGACGAACCGGTCCGGTTCTTTATCATCGTCCAAAAAACGAAGCGCAATGGAGTCACCAAGGCGGTTCAAGCTTTTGGACACTAGCGTCCTTTTATTGCTGACGTTAGCCTCCATGCTGCACTGTGCTGTGGCGGACGGTAAGACGTTGGTGCTGCTGGACAACCTCAACATCAAAGACACCCATTCAATCTTCTTCCGCAGTCTGGCAG ACCGGGGATTTGACCTCACCTTCAAGACCGCTGATGACTCCACCCTGTCTCTGATCAAATATGGACAGTTCCTGTATGACCATCTAATTATTTTCTCGCCGTCAGTTGAGG ACTTTGGTGGAAATATAAATGTGGAGACTATTACGTCCTTCATtgatggtggaggcaatgtCCTGGTTGCTGCAAGTTCAGATATCG GTGACCCTCTGAGGGAGCTGGGCAGTGAGTGTGGCATTGAGTTTGATGAGGAAAAGACTGCCGTCATTGATCATCACAACTACGATGTGTCTGATCCTGGAGAG CATACCATGATTGTCGCTGACCCAGAGAACCTACTGAAAGCTCCCACTATTGTTGGCAAATCCACCAAAAAACCTATTTTATTTAAGGGTGTTGG CATGGTGGCAGACCCAGATAACCCTCTTGTCCTGGACATCCTTACTGGCTCCTCCACCTCCTACTCCTTTTTCCCTGACAGACCCATCTCACAG TACCCCCACGCTGTCGGTAAGAACACCCTGCTGATCGCCGGCCTCCAGGCTAGAAACAATGCCAGAGTGGTTTTTAGCGGCTCCTTGGACTTCTTCAGCGATGCCTTCTTCAACTCTGCTGTGCAGAAGGCCACACCAGGTTCACAGAG GCACGAGCAAACGGGGAACGTGGAGCTGGCCGAGGCTCTGTCTCGCTGGGTGTTCAAGGAGGCCGGCGTGCTCAGAGTGGGAGCTGTTACCCATCATCGCGTGGGGGAAACCGCTGCCCCCACAGCATACACCATCACCGACCTCGTG GAGTACAGCATTGTCATTGAGATGCTGTCGGAGGGCCGCTGGGTCCCCTTCGACGGAGACGACATCCAGCTCGAGTTTGTGAGGATCGATCCCTTCGTTAGGACTTATCTCAAGAAAAATG GAGGTAAATACAGTGTCCAGTTCAAGCTACCTGATGTGTACGGAGTCTTCCAGTTCAAGGTGGACTACAACCGACTGGGATATACACATCTCTACTCCTCCACTCAG GTATCAGTGCGTCCCCTGCAGCACACCCAGTATGAGCGCTTCATCCCCTCAGCCTTCCCATACTACGCCAGCGTCTTCTCCATGATGGGTGGACTTTTTCTCTTCAGCGTCGTCTTCCTGCACatgaaagagaaggagaagtCTGACTAA